The Geitlerinema sp. PCC 9228 genome includes the window AACGATCGCTGGAAATTTTTTCTAGCATCGCGATCGCAGTTGGGGTGATGTGGCGCATGGCAAACCTACAAAGTCGAGAATATTGGTACGATGAAATCCTGTCGGTAATTTTTTGTACCGGACAACGGATAGCCTACGAAAGTCCCGGCAGCGAACCGGTTTCTCTGGCTCAGTATGCTAGCTATTTGCAACTGCCACCAGACACGAGCTTGGTCGATGCCATCAATACTTTGAAAGATGTTCTCAAAGGCGTGACCACCAACCAACACGCTCCCTTGTTTTATGTCTTACAGCATTTTTGGTTGCGTCTGTTTGGCAATGACGAAGCGGCTACCCGTTCTTTGGTGGTGCTGTTTGGGATTGCAGCGATCGCATTAGCGTACTTTGTGGGCAGAAAACTGCTCTCCCATCGCGGAGGATTATTGTTTGCTGCCTTGCTGGCAACCAATCCATTTTTTCTGTCTCACTCCCTCAAATTTCGCATGCATGGCTACATGCCTTTTTGGGCGCTCCTCAGTACGTTGGCTTTGATAACGTTAATCGAACTGCGACAAGCTTCTCCCGCCCAAAACGATAGCCAACGGCCGTATTTCCTCTATCAGGGAGTTTGGAGTGTTGTCTTCGTGGGTAGCGTCACCGCTGGGCTTTTAACCAACTATTTATTTGCCTATATTGCCCTGGGATTGTCTGTTTTGGTTTTGGTTTTGGACCGCCGCCACTGGTGGTACTACGCCATCGAAATGTTGCTGGCAGCGCTATTAACTACGCCCTGGATTTGGTGGGGGGTTCGCCGGCAAATTCGCAACGCTAGCTGGGTTCTCGATCAATTTGGTGCTGGTGAAGGAGAAAATGTCGCCTTACAACACCTACAGGGTTTGGCTAACAATTTGAGCGCGCAGTTGGTGGTTGGCGATTGGTTTGAAAGTCTCTCCGACGCTGCGGTAGTGGCTATTGGTACGGTGACAGGCATGCTGCTTGTCGCCATGTGGTGGGGTTGGTGGCGGCAAACTAAAAATTCAACCGGCTCGCGCGATCGCAAACCCCTGGCGGTTGCCCTTTTGATAGGCGTGTTTCCCCTATTTTTAGGATTTTTCGTGGATGTTTTTGCCGGTCAGTTTACGATTGGTTGGGGAGGCGGCCGCGGTTTGTCGTTTATTTTACCGGGCATGTTGCTCGCGATCGCCTGGTGGCTGGAACGAGCTGCTGGTAGATGGCAGCAAATGGCTGCGGTGGGATTGCTCCTGCTGTATTTGGGAATTGGTATTGGCGACTATACCCTCAGACAGCGGCAAACTTTCCACGCGATCGCCGCTACGGTGGAACAAACACCCAATACAGATACCTTAATAATTATGAACTCCCGCGCTTGGGGGCATATCCTGCGTCTGGCTTACTACGTCTGGCCGTCGCCATCGCTACAACTGCTAGCTCGCCCTCCTGCGGATTTGGCGAGCAATCTGGAAACTGTTTTAGCCAACTCAGAAACCACCTATCCTCGGATAGTTTGGTTGGAAGCAGAAAGAGAAGTATGGGAAATGCCACAAAACGAGGCACAAGCCCAACAGTTTCGCCAGCAAGTGCGCTCGGTTTTAGAGAACCAGGCGTATACCTTAGAACAAACTCAACAGACCCAAGGAACCATGATTTTAGATGAGTTCACCATCACCAGTTGGCGTTCTTAACCGGAAGCAGATTTTTAATAGTACTTCAGCGCCCGTTCGATATCCCGTTTTTCCTGCTTGCGTTTGAGAGTTTCGCGCTTGTCGTGGATTTTCTTACCTTTGGCGAGGGCAATTTCTACTTTCACCAATCCCCGCTTGAAATACATTTTTAAAGGCACTAGGGTCAGCCCTTTTTCCTTGACCTTGCCGATGAGCTTGCGAATTTCCTGTTTGTGCAATAGCAGGCGACGAGTGCGACGGGGTTCGTGGTTGAAATAGTTACCAGCGGTATGATAGGGGGAAATGTGGGTGTTTACCAACCAGACTTCACCGTCGCGAACCAAAGCGTAGCTGTCGCGCAGGTTGACTTTGCCCTCCCGCGCCGATTTCACTTCGGTGCCTTGCAGGGAAATGCCCGCTTCGTAGGTGTCCAGAATGTGGTACTGGAAGCGAGCTTGGCGGTTTTCGCTAACAATTTTGATGCCGGCGTTGGTGGTTTTGGTCATAAGCTCTACTTTATCACGGCGCGATCGCTTCTCAAAGGAGCTGCTAAACAGACTTTAGCGGTTCTCCACTTCGTTCTGTTTGTTTTTTCGATCGGTGCGTAGGTCTTGCCAGGAACTACCAATTCCCTGAACGATGCCGCGGGCAATCAAACCAATCCCCCGACCGATGACTTGGGTTAAAAGGTACACCAAACCACTGCCGATAAAAGAGATAGTCGCTCGCAGTCTGGGGGCGATCGCATCTCGAATTTCCAAAGCCAAGGTTACGATGAAAGGGATACCAGAAAGAGCTTCCAATTCACCGCGGCGGGGCGCGTAAATAGATATTTGTTTGATGCCGGTGTCGGTAAGGGTCCACAAAGCATAGCGGCTTTCAAAAATTTGTTTGGGTTCGCCCACGAGTTCCGCCAAACGATATTTCCAGGTTAAGTTATTGCGAAATCGTTCAATTTCCCGGGTGGAAATGACCCGACGGTCGAAAAATTGATTTTTTATGGCTTCGATATCGGCAAATTGGTTGAGCAATGGTGAGATGGTGGCATTGCCTACGGAAATAATGAGATTGTCCACTAGAAGTTCGGCACGCTGTTTGGCAGCCAAACTCCCCGCCTCGTAGGTAGTGTTGTCTCCTGGTAGGGGGGTTTGGAAGAGAAAGTGGGCGAGCAATTCCCAAACGAAGGGAATTTTGCTGAGGATGTTTTCTTCAATTCTAGCTTCTTCTTCGAGCAGGCTGCTAGCGACATTGACTTCGCGATCGCCGATGTAAATGGTGTAGTATTTGCCGAAAAATTCTGTCGTTGCAATTTGCCACAAATCCCGCACGATGGTGGCGGTACTCTTTTCCAATTGTTCCGGTTG containing:
- the smpB gene encoding SsrA-binding protein SmpB; the encoded protein is MTKTTNAGIKIVSENRQARFQYHILDTYEAGISLQGTEVKSAREGKVNLRDSYALVRDGEVWLVNTHISPYHTAGNYFNHEPRRTRRLLLHKQEIRKLIGKVKEKGLTLVPLKMYFKRGLVKVEIALAKGKKIHDKRETLKRKQEKRDIERALKYY
- a CDS encoding glycosyltransferase family 39 protein, which codes for MGKNLFTNAFAHKRSLEIFSSIAIAVGVMWRMANLQSREYWYDEILSVIFCTGQRIAYESPGSEPVSLAQYASYLQLPPDTSLVDAINTLKDVLKGVTTNQHAPLFYVLQHFWLRLFGNDEAATRSLVVLFGIAAIALAYFVGRKLLSHRGGLLFAALLATNPFFLSHSLKFRMHGYMPFWALLSTLALITLIELRQASPAQNDSQRPYFLYQGVWSVVFVGSVTAGLLTNYLFAYIALGLSVLVLVLDRRHWWYYAIEMLLAALLTTPWIWWGVRRQIRNASWVLDQFGAGEGENVALQHLQGLANNLSAQLVVGDWFESLSDAAVVAIGTVTGMLLVAMWWGWWRQTKNSTGSRDRKPLAVALLIGVFPLFLGFFVDVFAGQFTIGWGGGRGLSFILPGMLLAIAWWLERAAGRWQQMAAVGLLLLYLGIGIGDYTLRQRQTFHAIAATVEQTPNTDTLIIMNSRAWGHILRLAYYVWPSPSLQLLARPPADLASNLETVLANSETTYPRIVWLEAEREVWEMPQNEAQAQQFRQQVRSVLENQAYTLEQTQQTQGTMILDEFTITSWRS